A genomic stretch from Leptotrichia sp. HSP-536 includes:
- a CDS encoding CAP domain-containing protein, which translates to MKNKILTIGILTLILINANIGWARNRSKPLKTIRIYINPSNIQNKINNYSSNTQINNNFQAEVVRLVNAERRKRGINPVSISNKLSSAASLRASEITQKFSHRRPDGRNFISAAESLGYTFSYIGENIAAGQKSPEDVMNIWMNSPGHRANILNPEYTEIGVGLDYANNIYGLHWVQLFGRPK; encoded by the coding sequence ATGAAGAATAAGATTTTAACAATCGGTATTTTAACTTTGATTTTAATTAATGCAAATATAGGATGGGCAAGAAATAGATCAAAACCTTTAAAAACTATTAGAATTTATATAAATCCTAGCAACATCCAAAACAAAATAAACAATTACAGTTCTAATACTCAAATAAATAATAATTTTCAAGCAGAGGTTGTAAGACTTGTTAATGCAGAAAGAAGAAAAAGAGGAATTAACCCCGTTTCTATATCTAATAAACTTTCATCGGCTGCATCCCTTAGAGCTAGTGAGATTACGCAAAAATTCTCTCATAGAAGACCTGATGGAAGAAATTTTATCTCTGCAGCAGAAAGTTTAGGATATACATTTTCCTATATAGGAGAAAATATTGCCGCTGGTCAGAAAAGTCCTGAAGACGTAATGAATATCTGGATGAATAGCCCTGGACATAGAGCTAATATTTTAAATCCAGAGTATACAGAAATCGGAGTCGGACTCGATTATGCAAATAATATTTATGGGCTGCACTGGGTACAGCTTTTTGGAAGACCTAAGTAG
- a CDS encoding CAP domain-containing protein, translating into MKKIKNKVLIIVALALISLSTNAGWAKHRDKILKTIKKWLKPYEQQGNDNSGIKTNNNFQMEVVRLVNIERRKRGIASLSVSNELSKATAIRADEISRKYSHTRPDGSSYLTVLKTAGYMHSYVGENIAAGQKSPEEVMNAWMNSSGHRANILNPNYTEMGVGFTYATNSIYGTYWVQLFGRPGW; encoded by the coding sequence ATGAAAAAAATAAAAAATAAAGTACTAATAATTGTCGCTCTAGCTTTAATTTCACTCAGCACAAATGCAGGATGGGCAAAACATAGAGATAAAATTTTGAAAACAATCAAAAAATGGTTAAAACCATATGAACAACAAGGAAATGACAATAGTGGCATCAAAACCAATAATAATTTTCAAATGGAAGTTGTAAGACTCGTGAATATAGAAAGAAGAAAAAGAGGGATTGCTTCTCTTTCCGTATCTAATGAACTTTCAAAAGCGACTGCTATCAGGGCTGATGAAATTTCTCGGAAATATAGCCATACAAGACCTGATGGAAGCAGTTATCTTACTGTATTAAAGACCGCTGGATATATGCATTCTTATGTAGGAGAAAATATCGCTGCTGGACAAAAAAGTCCTGAAGAAGTAATGAATGCTTGGATGAACAGCAGCGGACATAGAGCTAATATATTAAATCCAAATTACACAGAAATGGGAGTTGGATTCACCTATGCAACAAACAGCATATATGGAACCTATTGGGTACAGCTTTTTGGAAGACCTGGTTGGTAA
- a CDS encoding DKNYY domain-containing protein, whose product MKNIILIIMILTGIQIFGDYSYDYKYTIKNNEVYWDEELIEGADSKTFKILGEGYYAKDKNNIYYKGEKYEGNPATLKIIDNHYYKDKYSAYFEGTRINNSNPKTFKVLGRNFSKDKNNVYYLGKKITGANTKTFRVLGFKYAKDKNNIYYSDKKIVGADSKTFTLLGKSSYSKDKNNVYYEGEKIENADIETFEIIEASEKAQDKNHKYERGKIIK is encoded by the coding sequence ATGAAAAATATAATTCTGATAATTATGATTTTAACGGGAATACAAATATTCGGTGATTATAGTTATGATTACAAATATACAATTAAAAATAATGAAGTCTATTGGGATGAAGAATTAATAGAAGGAGCGGATTCTAAGACTTTTAAAATATTGGGTGAAGGCTATTATGCCAAAGATAAAAATAATATCTATTACAAAGGTGAAAAATATGAAGGAAATCCTGCTACTCTAAAAATAATAGATAATCATTACTATAAAGATAAATACAGTGCATATTTTGAAGGAACAAGAATTAACAATTCTAATCCTAAAACCTTCAAAGTATTAGGAAGAAATTTTTCCAAAGATAAAAATAACGTCTATTATTTAGGCAAAAAAATAACAGGAGCTAATACCAAAACTTTTAGAGTGCTAGGTTTTAAATATGCAAAAGATAAAAACAATATTTATTATTCAGACAAAAAAATAGTAGGAGCAGATTCTAAAACTTTTACATTATTAGGTAAAAGCTCTTACTCCAAAGACAAAAATAATGTCTATTATGAAGGCGAAAAAATAGAAAATGCTGATATTGAAACTTTTGAAATAATAGAGGCTTCTGAAAAGGCGCAGGATAAAAATCATAAATATGAGCGTGGAAAAATAATAAAATAA
- the alr gene encoding alanine racemase, with the protein MLVNLEINKENLRKNLKKIRSINKNIICVIKDNAYGLGIENILPILLENNCNYFAVAYIDEAVKIREILKNFEKEKKLGFLENKKINIMVLNYIEPKNLKYAVENDVELTIFNFSQLSNYLKILEESFENTVLKIHIKVNSGMNRLGFNESEILELIEIIKKYEINSKNNKLEIISIFSHISDAENQIETEKQVEKYENILKIFDKNNVKYQYKHLQASPLLFKYGEKYNYDFARVGMALYGMEPLSYDVGLFDVITVKSQIINIRNVKKNDKISYGSKGIVKRDSKIGIVSIGYAHGLQKQIENSQEAYVLVNGKKAKIVGEICMDMIFVDLTDINDVEINDEVVIVGSQRNVENGTQKKITLRQVARWVGTIQDDVLTKFSGIKKQ; encoded by the coding sequence ATGCTGGTAAATTTGGAAATAAACAAGGAGAATTTGAGAAAAAATCTGAAAAAAATCCGTTCCATAAATAAAAATATCATTTGTGTAATTAAAGACAATGCTTACGGGCTTGGAATTGAAAATATTTTACCGATACTGCTTGAAAATAATTGTAATTATTTTGCGGTGGCATATATTGATGAAGCGGTAAAAATTCGTGAAATTTTAAAAAATTTTGAAAAAGAGAAAAAGTTAGGATTTTTAGAAAATAAAAAAATAAATATAATGGTACTTAACTATATTGAGCCAAAAAATTTAAAATATGCAGTAGAAAATGATGTTGAGCTGACAATTTTTAATTTTTCACAATTATCCAATTACTTAAAAATTCTGGAAGAATCTTTTGAAAACACAGTTTTGAAAATTCATATAAAAGTAAATAGTGGAATGAACAGGCTTGGATTCAATGAAAGTGAAATTTTAGAATTAATTGAAATAATAAAAAAATATGAAATAAATTCTAAAAATAACAAATTGGAAATAATCTCGATTTTTTCTCATATTTCAGATGCGGAAAATCAAATTGAAACAGAAAAGCAAGTTGAAAAATATGAAAATATTTTAAAGATATTTGACAAAAATAATGTAAAATACCAGTACAAACATTTGCAGGCAAGTCCGCTGCTTTTTAAATACGGGGAAAAATACAATTATGATTTCGCACGTGTGGGAATGGCACTTTATGGAATGGAGCCTTTGTCTTACGATGTGGGGCTTTTTGATGTTATAACGGTAAAATCGCAAATTATAAACATAAGAAATGTGAAAAAAAATGATAAAATTTCCTATGGAAGCAAAGGAATTGTGAAAAGGGACTCTAAAATAGGCATTGTGTCAATAGGTTATGCACACGGACTTCAAAAGCAAATTGAAAATTCGCAAGAAGCGTATGTTTTGGTGAATGGGAAAAAGGCAAAAATTGTTGGGGAAATTTGTATGGATATGATTTTTGTTGATTTGACGGATATAAATGATGTGGAAATAAATGATGAAGTTGTGATTGTGGGAAGTCAGAGGAATGTTGAAAATGGAACTCAAAAAAAGATAACGTTGAGGCAAGTGGCAAGATGGGTTGGAACGATACAGGATGATGTGTTGACGAAATTTTCAGGAATAAAAAAACAGTAG
- the rpsB gene encoding 30S ribosomal protein S2 encodes MAVITMKQLLEVGAHFGHQAKRWNPKMKPYIFTERNGIHILDLHQTLGATEAAYEFVRQISEEGGKVLFVGTKKQAQEAIKEEAERAGGFYVNNRWLGGLLTNLNTIKTRVKRLKDLEEMDADGTLDEAYTKKEAGLLRKEMAKLSKNLGGIKEMNTLPAALFVVDIKKEFLALEEAKKLGIPVIALIDTNVDPDLVTYKIPANDDAIRSVKLFAQVIANAAIEGNGGIENVVEGAEVEVPANEEIVEEVVEEVIEETTEA; translated from the coding sequence ATGGCAGTTATTACAATGAAACAATTATTAGAAGTAGGAGCACATTTTGGACATCAGGCAAAAAGATGGAACCCTAAAATGAAACCTTATATTTTTACAGAAAGAAACGGAATCCACATCTTGGATTTACACCAAACTTTAGGAGCAACTGAAGCAGCTTACGAATTTGTAAGACAAATTTCTGAAGAAGGTGGGAAAGTATTATTCGTAGGAACTAAAAAACAAGCTCAGGAAGCTATTAAAGAAGAAGCAGAAAGAGCTGGAGGATTTTATGTAAACAACAGATGGTTAGGTGGACTTTTAACTAACTTGAACACAATTAAAACAAGAGTAAAAAGATTAAAAGACTTAGAAGAAATGGATGCTGACGGAACTTTAGACGAAGCATACACTAAAAAAGAAGCTGGATTATTAAGAAAAGAAATGGCAAAACTTTCTAAAAACCTTGGTGGAATTAAAGAAATGAACACTTTACCAGCTGCATTATTCGTAGTTGACATCAAAAAAGAATTCTTAGCATTAGAAGAAGCTAAAAAATTAGGAATTCCTGTAATCGCATTAATCGATACAAACGTAGATCCTGATTTAGTAACTTATAAGATTCCAGCAAACGATGACGCTATAAGATCAGTAAAATTATTTGCGCAAGTTATTGCAAATGCTGCAATTGAAGGAAACGGTGGAATTGAAAATGTTGTTGAAGGAGCAGAAGTAGAAGTTCCTGCAAACGAAGAAATCGTTGAAGAAGTAGTAGAAGAAGTTATCGAAGAAACTACAGAAGCGTAA
- the recA gene encoding recombinase RecA: MARKKAEEKEKDDKGLTEKEKMLDLALKQIQKDYGEGAVMKLGENQKMNIRAISTGSLNLDMALGIGGVPRGRIVEIYGAESSGKTTLALHIIAEAQKAGGVVAFIDAEHALDPVYAKALGVNIDELLISQPDTGEQALEISDMLVRSGALDVIVVDSVAALVPKAEIEGEMGDQQMGLQARLMSKALRKLTGNIAKSDTVMIFINQIREKIGGFSFVPGVQTTTSGGRALKFFSTVRMEVKRVGSVKQGDDVIGSEVLVKVTKNKVAPPFKEARFNIMYGTGISKIGEILDAAINLGIASKAGAWFSYGDERLGQGRVNVERMLKENTELYGRLEKDVLEAIRPKQENEKQVNDVENSENNEAENNENQ, encoded by the coding sequence ATGGCTAGAAAAAAAGCTGAAGAAAAGGAAAAAGATGATAAAGGGCTAACTGAAAAAGAGAAAATGCTTGATTTGGCACTTAAGCAGATTCAAAAGGATTATGGTGAAGGTGCCGTTATGAAACTTGGGGAAAATCAAAAAATGAATATCAGGGCTATTTCTACAGGAAGTCTGAATTTAGATATGGCGCTTGGAATTGGTGGAGTGCCAAGAGGAAGAATCGTCGAAATTTATGGGGCAGAGTCTTCAGGGAAAACTACGCTTGCACTTCATATTATTGCAGAAGCTCAAAAAGCAGGAGGAGTTGTGGCATTTATTGACGCAGAGCATGCTTTGGATCCAGTTTATGCAAAAGCTCTTGGAGTAAATATTGACGAACTTTTAATTTCACAGCCTGATACTGGAGAACAGGCACTTGAGATTTCTGATATGCTTGTAAGAAGTGGAGCACTCGATGTGATCGTTGTGGATTCGGTTGCCGCACTTGTTCCAAAAGCTGAAATTGAAGGGGAAATGGGAGATCAGCAAATGGGACTTCAGGCAAGGCTGATGTCAAAAGCGCTTAGAAAATTGACTGGAAATATCGCAAAATCTGATACAGTAATGATTTTCATAAATCAAATCAGAGAAAAAATCGGAGGATTTTCATTTGTTCCAGGAGTACAGACAACAACTTCAGGTGGGCGTGCATTAAAATTTTTCTCAACAGTCAGAATGGAAGTAAAAAGAGTAGGCTCTGTAAAACAGGGAGATGACGTTATCGGAAGTGAAGTTCTAGTAAAAGTAACCAAAAACAAAGTTGCTCCGCCATTTAAGGAAGCAAGATTTAACATTATGTACGGAACAGGAATTTCCAAAATCGGAGAAATTCTAGATGCGGCAATAAATCTAGGAATTGCTTCAAAAGCTGGAGCCTGGTTCAGCTATGGAGATGAACGGCTTGGGCAAGGACGTGTAAACGTTGAAAGAATGTTAAAGGAAAATACGGAATTGTATGGAAGACTTGAAAAAGATGTACTCGAAGCTATTCGTCCAAAACAGGAAAATGAAAAACAAGTAAACGATGTTGAAAATTCAGAAAATAATGAAGCAGAAAACAATGAAAATCAATAA
- the fabG gene encoding 3-oxoacyl-ACP reductase FabG — protein MFDLAGEVALVTGGAKGIGKGIAKALKQARAKVLIGDVDKENGKRTASELEGEFYYLDVTDRDQVQYVIQSIYEKYKKLSILCSNAGIFPQMSIENMTEKDWDKVQNINLKGTFFVAQAALKYMKKQSYGRIILTSSITGPITGFSGWAHYGASKAGQLGFMRSAALEYAKYGITINAIQPGNILTDGLIKTGEEYMRKMKEIIPVYTLGKPEDIGYTAVFLASREAGFITGQTIVVDGGQVLPETPNL, from the coding sequence ATGTTTGATTTAGCTGGAGAAGTTGCTCTTGTCACGGGCGGAGCAAAAGGTATTGGAAAAGGGATTGCAAAGGCATTGAAACAGGCAAGGGCAAAAGTTCTGATAGGAGATGTTGATAAAGAAAATGGAAAAAGGACGGCAAGTGAACTTGAAGGAGAATTTTATTATCTTGATGTTACGGATAGAGACCAGGTGCAGTATGTTATTCAAAGTATTTATGAAAAATATAAAAAATTAAGTATCCTATGTTCAAATGCAGGGATTTTTCCACAAATGAGCATTGAAAATATGACAGAGAAAGATTGGGACAAGGTTCAGAATATAAATCTGAAAGGGACTTTTTTTGTGGCACAGGCAGCACTTAAATATATGAAAAAGCAGAGTTATGGACGAATAATACTGACTTCTTCAATTACAGGACCAATTACAGGCTTTTCAGGGTGGGCGCATTATGGTGCAAGCAAGGCTGGACAGCTCGGATTTATGAGAAGTGCAGCATTGGAATATGCAAAATATGGAATTACAATTAATGCCATTCAACCAGGAAATATTTTGACAGATGGATTAATAAAAACTGGGGAAGAATATATGAGAAAAATGAAGGAGATAATTCCTGTTTATACTTTAGGAAAACCTGAAGATATTGGATATACAGCTGTTTTTTTAGCAAGTCGTGAAGCTGGCTTTATAACAGGGCAGACAATAGTCGTAGATGGTGGACAGGTATTGCCGGAAACACCAAATTTATAA
- a CDS encoding TM2 domain-containing protein, with protein MNDVINSQENKVNPDLVQQYIMANAKFFPDGSANELGARLSKLSQNQFNSIQGIQLKDPMMMLLLSLFLGAYGVDRFLLKETGLGVVKLLTCGGCGIWTIIDWFLIMNKTREFNQKLVLDSISIGQFNN; from the coding sequence ATGAATGATGTTATTAATTCACAAGAAAATAAGGTCAATCCTGATCTTGTACAGCAATACATTATGGCAAATGCCAAATTTTTTCCAGATGGTTCAGCAAATGAGCTTGGGGCAAGATTATCTAAGCTTTCACAAAATCAGTTTAACTCAATTCAAGGAATTCAATTAAAAGACCCTATGATGATGCTGCTTTTGTCACTTTTTCTTGGTGCTTATGGAGTTGACAGATTTCTTCTGAAAGAAACTGGATTAGGTGTAGTAAAATTATTGACTTGTGGTGGATGTGGTATCTGGACTATTATCGACTGGTTCTTAATTATGAATAAAACTAGAGAATTTAATCAAAAATTAGTTTTAGACTCTATATCTATTGGTCAATTTAATAATTAA
- a CDS encoding regulatory protein RecX, translating to MKINKIYRNKIYLDNDEIMDISPLIRQKYNLKINDDIERFYDEISYEASFEKGIFLISLKDRTKKELRLKLEEKYRNKLAILKVIKKLEEFGYLSDLNYAISYIESRKYGKNRILYNLFQKGIDKSTVEKAYLALAEEKEENVDDIKLEKLIGKNSKKINMSKSRDEKKMKEEQKLIQYLARQGFSLDKIFKKLKEYKENYE from the coding sequence ATGAAAATCAATAAAATATATCGAAACAAAATATATTTGGATAACGATGAAATTATGGACATAAGTCCATTAATCAGACAAAAGTACAATTTAAAGATAAATGATGATATTGAGAGGTTTTATGACGAGATTTCGTATGAAGCCTCCTTTGAAAAAGGAATTTTCCTAATTTCGCTAAAAGACAGGACTAAAAAGGAATTGCGACTAAAACTAGAAGAGAAATATAGAAATAAGCTAGCAATTTTGAAAGTAATAAAAAAATTGGAAGAATTTGGATATTTAAGCGATTTAAATTATGCAATTTCCTATATTGAAAGCAGGAAATACGGTAAAAATCGGATTTTATATAATTTATTTCAGAAGGGAATTGACAAAAGTACAGTTGAAAAGGCATATCTGGCTTTGGCTGAGGAAAAGGAAGAAAATGTTGATGATATAAAGCTGGAAAAATTAATTGGAAAAAATAGTAAAAAGATCAATATGAGCAAAAGTCGAGATGAAAAGAAAATGAAAGAAGAGCAGAAACTTATACAATATCTGGCAAGACAAGGTTTTTCTCTTGATAAAATTTTTAAAAAGTTAAAAGAGTACAAGGAAAATTATGAATAG
- a CDS encoding XTP/dITP diphosphatase: protein MKVFLATKNKGKIKDFEKLTEGMDLEVVTILDSLDIPDVVEDGETFEENSQKKAKEIADYTNIVTVSDDSGLCVDALDGGPGVYSARFGGENATDSEKNEKMLEILKDVKKEDRKAHFVSVVSIAFPNGEIHSFRGEIEGEILFEAKGNNGFGYNPIFYSYELGKSFGQASDEERKSVSHRARAFRKLIVSGLLEEK, encoded by the coding sequence ATGAAAGTGTTTTTAGCAACGAAAAATAAAGGGAAAATAAAAGATTTTGAGAAATTGACGGAAGGAATGGATTTGGAAGTTGTAACAATTCTAGACAGTTTGGATATTCCTGATGTTGTGGAAGACGGGGAAACTTTTGAGGAAAATTCGCAGAAGAAGGCAAAGGAAATTGCGGATTATACAAATATTGTGACAGTTTCAGATGATTCGGGGCTTTGTGTGGACGCTCTGGATGGAGGACCGGGAGTTTATTCGGCAAGATTTGGTGGAGAAAATGCGACTGACAGTGAGAAAAATGAGAAAATGCTGGAAATTTTGAAGGATGTGAAAAAAGAGGATAGAAAAGCGCATTTTGTGTCTGTTGTGAGCATTGCCTTTCCAAATGGTGAAATTCATTCTTTCCGTGGAGAAATAGAAGGCGAAATTTTATTTGAAGCAAAAGGAAATAATGGATTTGGCTATAATCCGATTTTTTATTCGTATGAACTTGGAAAATCGTTTGGGCAAGCAAGTGACGAAGAAAGAAAAAGTGTAAGCCATAGGGCAAGAGCATTTAGGAAACTGATTGTATCAGGGCTTTTGGAAGAAAAATAA
- the pepT gene encoding peptidase T, translated as MDLNKYETLKERFLKYVKIETRSDEKSENIPSTPAQLEFAKMLVKELKEIGMEDVYVNENCFVNATLKSNIDKDLKTVGFIAHMDTADFNAVNVNPQVVEDYDGKDIVLNKEQDIVLSVHEFPNLKDYVGKTVITTDGTTLLGADDKAGVVEIIEAMKYLINHPEIKHGTVKVAFGPDEEIGRGADNFNVEEFGADFAYTMDGGPIGELEYESFNAAGAVFKIKGKSVHPGTAKGKMINASLIATEIINSFPADEVPEKTEGYEGFYFLEKINANCEDAKLSYILRDHDRQKFEEKKKFAENVANKINEKYKKELVTVEIRDQYYNMGEIIKNHMEVVEIAKKAMENLEIKPIIKPIRGGTDGSKISFMGLPTPNIFAGGENFHGKYEFVALESMILATDVIVEIVKLNAEEK; from the coding sequence ATGGATTTGAACAAATATGAAACGCTCAAGGAAAGATTTTTAAAGTATGTAAAAATTGAAACTAGATCAGATGAGAAAAGTGAGAACATTCCCTCGACACCAGCACAGCTTGAATTTGCCAAAATGCTTGTAAAAGAGCTGAAAGAAATTGGGATGGAAGATGTGTATGTAAATGAAAATTGCTTTGTCAATGCAACTTTAAAGAGCAATATTGATAAAGATTTAAAAACTGTTGGATTTATTGCACATATGGATACTGCCGATTTTAATGCGGTCAATGTTAATCCTCAGGTTGTGGAAGATTATGATGGGAAAGACATTGTTTTGAATAAAGAGCAGGATATTGTGCTTTCTGTTCATGAATTTCCTAATTTAAAGGACTATGTGGGGAAAACAGTTATTACTACGGATGGGACTACGCTTCTAGGAGCTGATGATAAAGCTGGAGTTGTGGAAATTATTGAGGCTATGAAATATTTGATTAACCATCCAGAAATTAAGCATGGAACTGTAAAAGTAGCGTTTGGACCTGATGAGGAAATTGGGCGTGGAGCAGATAACTTTAATGTTGAAGAATTTGGAGCGGATTTTGCCTATACAATGGATGGAGGACCTATCGGAGAACTTGAGTATGAAAGTTTTAATGCGGCTGGAGCTGTATTTAAAATAAAAGGGAAAAGTGTTCACCCAGGAACGGCAAAAGGAAAAATGATAAATGCAAGTTTAATAGCGACAGAAATTATAAATAGTTTCCCAGCTGATGAAGTTCCTGAAAAAACAGAAGGCTACGAAGGATTTTATTTTCTTGAAAAAATAAATGCAAATTGTGAAGACGCTAAGTTGTCATACATTTTGAGAGATCACGACAGACAGAAGTTTGAAGAAAAAAAGAAATTTGCTGAAAATGTGGCAAATAAAATCAATGAAAAATACAAGAAAGAATTAGTAACAGTTGAAATAAGAGATCAATATTACAATATGGGCGAAATAATAAAAAATCATATGGAAGTCGTTGAAATAGCGAAAAAAGCGATGGAAAATCTTGAAATAAAACCAATAATTAAGCCTATCCGTGGTGGAACAGACGGCTCAAAAATTTCATTTATGGGACTTCCAACTCCAAATATTTTCGCAGGCGGGGAAAATTTTCATGGGAAATATGAATTTGTGGCATTGGAAAGCATGATTTTAGCAACTGATGTAATTGTGGAAATCGTAAAATTAAATGCAGAAGAAAAGTAA
- the guaB gene encoding IMP dehydrogenase has protein sequence MSQKDKIVISEGLTFDDVLLIPQASSVVPHQVLLKTNLTKKLVLNIPILSAAMDTVTESKLAIALAREGGIGFIHKNMTIERQAEEVSKVKRYESGMITNPITLKEDAILKDANDLMKTYKVSGLPVVDDEGNLKGIITNRDLKYREDLSSKVVDIMTKDNLVTAPVGTTLEGAKSILLENRIEKLPIVEGTKLKGLITIKDIDNVINYPNAAKDEQGRLRVGAGVGVGTDTVRRVAALVEAGVDIIAVDSAHGHSIGVINKIKEIRAAFPDLDIIGGNIVTPEAATDLIEAGVNAVKVGVGPGSICTTRVVSGVGVPQITAVMNIAEVCKDKGIGLIADGGIKLSGDVVKAIAAGADCVMLGGMLAGTDEAPGEEILYNGRKFKTYAGMGSLAAMKRGSSDRYFQLEAATEKLVPEGIESMVPHKGALKDTVYQICGGLRSGMGYCGTATIKELKENGKFVKITGAGLKESHPHDVIITKEAPNYNNSNN, from the coding sequence ATGAGTCAAAAAGACAAGATTGTAATTTCTGAAGGGTTAACTTTTGATGATGTGCTATTAATTCCGCAAGCATCAAGCGTGGTTCCGCACCAAGTATTGCTAAAGACGAATTTGACTAAAAAATTAGTTTTAAACATACCGATATTAAGTGCTGCAATGGACACAGTTACAGAATCAAAACTTGCAATTGCACTTGCAAGAGAAGGTGGAATTGGATTTATTCACAAAAATATGACTATTGAAAGACAAGCTGAAGAAGTATCGAAGGTAAAAAGATATGAGAGCGGTATGATTACAAATCCGATTACACTGAAGGAAGACGCTATTTTAAAAGATGCAAATGACTTAATGAAAACTTATAAGGTTTCGGGACTTCCTGTGGTTGATGATGAAGGAAATTTAAAGGGAATAATTACTAATCGTGATTTAAAATACAGGGAAGATTTATCATCAAAAGTTGTAGATATTATGACAAAGGACAATTTGGTGACAGCACCAGTTGGAACTACTTTAGAAGGTGCAAAATCTATTCTTTTGGAAAATAGAATTGAAAAATTGCCAATTGTTGAAGGTACTAAATTAAAAGGTTTAATTACAATTAAAGATATTGACAATGTTATAAATTATCCGAATGCTGCAAAAGATGAGCAAGGTAGACTTAGAGTTGGAGCAGGAGTTGGAGTCGGAACTGATACAGTGAGAAGAGTTGCAGCTTTAGTAGAGGCTGGGGTTGATATTATTGCTGTTGATTCGGCTCACGGACATTCAATAGGAGTTATTAACAAAATAAAGGAAATTAGGGCAGCTTTCCCTGATTTAGACATTATTGGAGGAAATATCGTAACTCCAGAAGCAGCAACAGACTTGATAGAAGCAGGAGTAAATGCTGTAAAAGTTGGAGTAGGGCCTGGTTCAATCTGTACGACTAGGGTTGTATCAGGAGTTGGAGTGCCACAAATTACAGCTGTAATGAATATTGCAGAAGTTTGTAAAGATAAAGGAATTGGACTTATTGCCGATGGCGGGATAAAATTATCTGGAGATGTTGTAAAAGCTATTGCAGCTGGAGCAGACTGTGTTATGCTTGGAGGAATGCTTGCGGGAACTGATGAAGCACCAGGAGAAGAAATTTTGTATAATGGAAGAAAATTTAAGACTTATGCAGGAATGGGTTCACTTGCGGCAATGAAGAGAGGAAGCAGCGACAGATATTTTCAGCTTGAAGCAGCGACAGAAAAATTAGTTCCGGAAGGAATTGAATCGATGGTTCCGCATAAAGGTGCATTAAAAGATACAGTTTATCAAATTTGCGGTGGACTTCGTTCTGGAATGGGATACTGCGGAACAGCTACAATTAAAGAGTTAAAAGAAAATGGGAAATTTGTAAAAATAACAGGAGCAGGTCTAAAGGAAAGCCATCCGCACGATGTTATAATCACAAAGGAAGCGCCTAATTATAATAATTCAAATAATTAA